One genomic window of Psychrobacter cibarius includes the following:
- a CDS encoding trimeric intracellular cation channel family protein gives MLLSIVYIIGITAEAMTGALSAGRQNMDWFGVMLIASVTAIGGGSVRDILLGNYPLTWVEHPKYLLIVCVAGLITTWLAKWVVKFNGVFIRLDALGLAAFSIIGCQVGLNMGLHYGVCIVAAIVTGVFGGLLRDLICRQTPLVLHHELYASVSLIVACLYLTLQHFAVSSNISVIISLVAGYLIRMAAVRAKWRLPVFHLLETSK, from the coding sequence ATGCTTTTGAGTATAGTTTACATTATTGGTATTACAGCAGAGGCAATGACGGGGGCACTAAGCGCGGGACGACAAAATATGGATTGGTTTGGGGTTATGCTTATCGCGAGTGTAACAGCGATAGGCGGTGGTAGTGTCAGAGATATCCTACTTGGTAACTACCCCTTAACTTGGGTAGAACATCCTAAATATTTATTAATCGTTTGTGTGGCTGGTCTTATAACGACTTGGTTGGCTAAATGGGTTGTTAAATTTAATGGCGTTTTCATACGTTTGGATGCTTTAGGACTAGCGGCCTTTAGTATCATTGGTTGTCAAGTAGGGCTTAACATGGGACTCCATTACGGTGTTTGTATAGTTGCTGCCATTGTGACAGGTGTATTTGGTGGATTGCTGCGTGATTTAATATGTCGCCAAACCCCATTGGTTTTACATCATGAGTTATACGCTTCAGTTTCTTTGATCGTTGCGTGTTTATATTTAACACTTCAGCATTTTGCTGTTAGTAGTAATATCAGCGTCATTATTAGTTTAGTTGCTGGTTACTTAATCCGTATGGCAGCGGTTAGAGCAAAGTGGCGATTACCCGTATTCCATTTGTTGGAAACTTCTAAATAA